The Chloroflexota bacterium genome includes the window AGCGCGCCACCGGTTTCTACGATGACGTGACGCGTATGGGGCTCGAGGTCAGCACCCGTGTCCTGCGCCAGGGGGTCACGGAGGTACCGCTCGAGGTGGGGGAGTTCTTGGGCGTCACCCATGCGATCCGCATCGAACGTGTACGCTCGGTCGCTGGCCGCGTGCTCGCGTACGTGGTTACGTACCTGCCGCGCGAGCGGTGTCCGGGCCTCGAGACTTTCGACCTCACGGATCGATCGCTCTATGCGCACCTTCGGAGTGCGTATGGTCTGCGAGTCCATTCCGGCGAGCGCACCGTGGAGGCCGTCCCCGCCGAGGGCGAGGTCGCCCACCACTTGGAGGTCGCCGAGGGGACGCCACTCCTGCTCCTGCGAAGTGCGGGCCGAACACACGACGGGGCGCCGCTCGAGTGGTTCGAGGCGTGGCATCGGGCTGATCGGACGCGCTTCGAGGTGGAGATGATCCCTGGCGAGCCGACGCTCCTATTCCAGCCGACCGTGGTTCCGTTGCCGGGGGGAGATCGTTCGCCGATACGGGTCGACCGCCTCGGGTCGGGCCCTGGCGTGGACGTGTGGTCCACGCCGTTCGGCGAGCGGCTGCAGGCCGACCGCATCGTCGCTGTCGTTCGCGCTCCTCGCTACGCTGATGGTCGCGTCATCGCCGGCGCTCTCGCTCAGGGGGGGGTCGGTCTCGTCGAGTTCACGCTGACCGGAGAGAACGCACTGGAGGCGATCGAGCAGGCGCGAGCGCTCGGAGACGTCGTCGTGGGCGCGGGGTCAGTCCTCGACGCTGGATCGGCTCGCCTGGCGATCGAGGCCGGCGCGCAGTTCCTCGTCTGCCCGGCCTTGGTGCCGGAGGTGGCGTCTGCGGGTGCCGCTGTCCCGGTCATCCTCGCCGGTCAGACGCCGTCCGAGCTCCTGGCCGCCTATCGGCTCACGGGCGGCCCCGTCAAGCTCTTTCCTGCTTCCCTCGGTGGTCCCGCCTA containing:
- a CDS encoding UTRA domain-containing protein is translated as MADQARSPGRLRQIDRTAPTPLYHQLEQIIRAEIDAGLYRPGDLLPSEKEICATYDVSRSVTRQTLRNLAHAGFIRTVRGRGSFVAEKKLSERFVQRATGFYDDVTRMGLEVSTRVLRQGVTEVPLEVGEFLGVTHAIRIERVRSVAGRVLAYVVTYLPRERCPGLETFDLTDRSLYAHLRSAYGLRVHSGERTVEAVPAEGEVAHHLEVAEGTPLLLLRSAGRTHDGAPLEWFEAWHRADRTRFEVEMIPGEPTLLFQPTVVPLPGGDRSPIRVDRLGSGPGVDVWSTPFGERLQADRIVAVVRAPRYADGRVIAGALAQGGVGLVEFTLTGENALEAIEQARALGDVVVGAGSVLDAGSARLAIEAGAQFLVCPALVPEVASAGAAVPVILAGQTPSELLAAYRLTGGPVKLFPASLGGPAYVRAVAAPMPHVPLMPSGGVDASNIAAYLEAGAVAVNVGGPLCPPDAVAAGDARELARRAAALRAVIDKVPRG